The Drosophila subobscura isolate 14011-0131.10 chromosome A, UCBerk_Dsub_1.0, whole genome shotgun sequence genome includes the window GCCaataaaaaattgcaaatagaaaatgtttttaacaCAACTTTCCGTTATTTTGGCTTCTGCTTTGGCTTTCTCGCTCCCCCTCTCTGGCCAAATCGAATGCCGGACATCTCTGGGTGCATGTCCGTGCATGTCTCTGTGCATGTTTGAGCTTGACAGTCAGCAGGCAGAGAGTGTGCCAGAgcgagggacagacagacagacaggccaaagcagagaagagaagagcagagaagagcagagctgGGCGATTGAGATGGCTTGTTATTACACtgatttataaataaactgTAAATATTTGGGGGCCATACACATGTTGGAGAATCgacagcagacacagcagaGAACGAAGAAGTATTTCCACAATTTCCGCTTGGAATGCAAAATGTTATCCCAAATGCAATGGCCATCCATTTGGAGTGACCTTTTCTGGCAGTTTTTTATTTAGCCGTGGATTTACTCTCATCTGCCTCGGCCTTTGAGCACAATTTGTGCCTGTGAATCAAAGCTGTACTTTGACTTTTgtattgctttgctttttagGTTGAAGCCcagagccccgcccccgcttCTGATTATGTTTTTTCTCCGCattaaactaaacaaacaacTCATGGTCCCAGAAAATCTTCCGCTTCACGCCTCGAttctgactccgactccctctgccgctgctgcctctctgctgTATGGGCATCTACTactatttgtgtttgtgctttgaaTTGTATGGCAAGTATTTGATTTAGGAATTTCAGCTTTTTGCAATTcctactttttatttttgctcgtttttcccccctttttcaatttccaagtcatctctctgctgctcctgctgctgctggtgcagtgGAGATTTATTGGCAGGACCCCAGGAATCACAAACCCGATGCCAAGTCTGAGTCCAAGTACAAGTCCTAGTCTTTGTCGACAATCCGAAGGCTCGTTAGGGTCGAGACTGAGACTGACCCTTAGAGCAAGCAGTGGCTATGGCAAGCAGTGGAACGGGTCGGGCGCATGttgtctgctgcttgctgcttgctacTTGAGGATTTGTCGCGCACATGTCTTGGCTTTGGATTGCTTTTATGTGCCTGACAGtttgtttaaaattatattacaTATACGCCACGTACAGGCTCCACCTACTCCTCCACACCCTCCGCTTGGATTATCGCCCGAGGGGCTGCCTTGCACTTTTAAGCGTCTCTCTGAGTGTTGGCCAAAGCTTTACAGCTGCAATATTCAATACGTTTTCTTGTGAACATTTGAAGGGTATTTGCTAGTCCTCTACTCTCTGCCAAATGGCCGTGggtggcgtgtgtgtgctcacTGGCTGTGTAAATGCCAGggcaaatcaaacaattttcgCACACCTTTTCCACAGGAATTTGTACGTGAACGCCTCATTGTTTCAGCTCCTTTTGCTTCTGAAATCTAACAAGAGTTTCCCCCACATTTGTTCCTCTTTGCAGTGGCCATTACCTGGACAAATGCCCCAGAAAATCAATATCCGACCCTGGGCCAAGATTACGTGGTCATGTGCGAGGTAAAGGCCGATCCCAATCCGACCATTGACTGGCTACGCAACGGAGATCCGGTAAGTAATCGATGTTTCCTTGCCTCACCTGCCCATCATAACTAATCCTTGAATCCGCTGTTGTAGATCCGCACCGGCGATAAGTATGTGGTGCAGACCCATGGCCTGCTCATCCATGATGTTCAGGAGACGGACGAGGGCATCTACACGTGCCGTGCGGCTGTCATCGACACGGGAGAGCTGCTGGAGCGCACCATTCGCGTGGAGGTATTCATTCAGCCGGTGATTGTCAGTCTGCCGGCAACGATGGAGGCCATCGAGGGCAAACCCTTTGCCGCCAACTGCACGGCCACCGGTAAGCCAGTGCCGGAGATCAGCTGGATCCGGGATGCCACACAGCTGAATGTGGCCACCGCCGATCGCTTCCAGGTGAATCCACAGACGGGTCTGGTCACAATCAACTCAGTGCGGGAGGACGACTACGGCACCTACACCTGTCTGGCCAAGAACAAGGCTGGCGTTGTGGATCAGAAGACCAAGCTGAATGTCCTGGTACGCCCTGCCATCTACGAGCTGTACAATGTGACTGGCAGCAGGACCAAGGAGATTGCCATCACCTGTCGGGCCAAGGGACGTCCCGCACCGGCCATCACCTTCCGCCGCTGGGGCACCCAGGAAGAGTACTCACCCGGCGTCCAGGTCGACGATGTGCGAATTGTTTTGGAGCGCTACTTTGACGAGGATCGCGGCGAGAGCTCTGGCACCCTGCGCATCGCCAACGCTGAGAGAACCGACGACGGCCTGTACCAGTGCATTGCAAAGAACAAGGGCGCCGAAGCCTTCAAGACGGGACACATCACGGTGGAGTTTGGGCCGGACTTTAGCCAGATGAAGGAGCTGCCGCCGGTGTTCACGTGGGACCAGCGCAAGGCGAATCTCAGCTGCCTGGCCATGGGCATACCGAACGCCACCATCGAGTGGCACTGGAACGGCCGCAAGATCAAGGAGCTGTACGACACAAATCTTAAGATCGTCGGAACCGGACCCCGCAGCGACCTCATCGTCCACCCTGTGACCCGTCAGTACTACTCCGCCTACAAGTGCATTGCCACCAATATCCATGGGACCGCCGAGCACGACATGCAGCTGAAGGAGGCCCGCGTCCCGGAGTTCGTATCGGCGGCAGTGCCGCGCCAGCTGACGGCCACCACCATAACATTTGACATACGCGGCCCACCCACCGAACTGGGACTGCCCATCCTGGCCTTCAGCGTGCAGTACAAGGAGGCCCTTAATCCCGACTGGTCCACGGCGTACAACCGCAGCTGGTCGCCCGATTCCCCGTACATTGTCGAGGGTCTGCGCCCCCAGACCGAATACAGCTTCCGTTTTGCAGCCAGGAACCAGGTGGGTCTCGGCAACTGGGGCGTCAACCAGAAGCAGTCCACGCCGCGCCGCTCCGCACCCGAGGAACCCAAGCCCCTGCACAATCCTGTCCAGCATGACAAGGAGGAGCCCGTGGTCGTGTCGCCCTACTCTGATCACTTTGAGCTGCGCTGGGGAGTGCCCGCCGACAACGGGGAGCCGATCGATCGCTACCAGATCAAGTATTGTCCGGTAAGAACATAAACATTTGGCACTCTCTGCATGAGATCATCCGAAAACTGATCGTTGATCATCATTGGTTTTTGCAGGGCATGAAGATCAGTGGCTCTTGGACCGAGCTGGAGGACAGATGCAATACGGTGGATGTGGTCGAGACCACATCGTATGAGATGACCGACCTCAATGGGAACACGTACTACCGCATCGAGCTGAAGGCGCATAATGCCATCGGCTACTCGTCGCCGGCATCGATCATCATGAAGACGACACGAGGTGAGTCCGATTCCGCTAACAATAATCTCGGCACGTTGCTCTATTCGGCCGGGCTCAACTCCGGCGTCGGGTCGCTACACAAACAACTGTTCACGACCACCACAAGAGCCTCCACATCGACAATCACGACAACAATCACCACCACAATCATTGCGCTGGCCACCACCATAAGCGTAACATTAGTTAGTGTCCTAGCCTCAATGTTAGTCTAaaaagcccaaaaacaaaagctcaaATCATCGAAAGCGGAATGCATAATCTCTCTgcaatcgatcgatcgataCACGATAGACACGCGCAACACTCACACTGGGCGGGGGACACGCAGTGGGCCACACAAGTGTACTAAATATCCAGTGTTTGGCCCACTGTTTGAACCCCTGAAGCAGGCATCCATATCGGTTGAGAACCGCCCTCTCAAATAATCTACAAGATcccagcaaacaaaacaaaaaaaaaaacaaaaagaaaaaaaacatgcaTATATACAATCGATAGATAtcgaacacacaaacacactcacacacacactcgattTTTACTGCTCTAAATATATGctatatatgaaatatatatgATATACCCCCAGATATAACTACTATCAACTATCGTTTATCGTTTATCGACTACTTTTGCATACATCGATTTCTGTAGTGTTTATTTCAACTTGCGTTTCATCATCGTTTGCGTTCCTTTCACACTCAATTCAGATTCAGTGTGAATCCAATGTCTCTCGTCTCTTCTCATTATCGAATTATTGTCTATCATTTATGGTTTATCATTATTATGCGCCCCCTCCATACATCTCtcttctttgctcttttgttgTCGAAAcatcgtttttgttttgcatgcgcctttcgtttcgtttcgtttcgttagaGCATCCTACAAAGAGCATACTCTATACTCTCCTCGGTATATTCTTCCATAACCAGTAGGCCGTAATTGTATACAttccacccacacccacacccacacactgaAACACTGAGTACTGCAACGCAGTTGATAAACATTATGGAAAAAGCCAAATCAAATATCATGCCCTCCCCCCATCATACAAATGGCCCCCTGAAAGCCCCCACCCATTCATGTCTCATATGGCGCGTGCGTGCGCGCATCAGTCAAAATGTCAGAAGTTGTATAGAAATAAAGAATGAGAGATGCGCGCAAGCCCGAAATCAACACTAAATACcttaatattattattcttaATTATGTTCTccatatactttttttttgaataaaatTCTTAAGCATTTACTTAATTATAATTaccaaacgaaaaaaaaagaaaaggaaaacacactAATACTTTCTATAGCAGAGAAtttgaaagtgaaaaatcaatttataattttatatttttgtgtgttgtaatattttttttgaacaATGTGTGACCCCCacgaatatacatacatacataccctGTTAAATGTAAACCATCTATCTAGCTCTTAAACACAAcaagaaaggaaacaaaagcaaaaagcgcAATTAATTTAGTAATCAACAAAAAAGCCTTTAACTTTTAGCTTTCcattatgttttgttttgatttcggATCCACTAGAATCaccaatttatttttattttaaattaattttatcatttgattggaatttgaattgattttgtgtatacTACATGCTGCGTCTACTATTTCTATATTTCTTTagttaatttttcaattataagcgacaaaagaaaagtttctcaaataaaacaaagaaaaaccaacaaacaaactgtAATTTACTGCCAATGCCACATTTCGTTCGTTTCCTCTTTTattatcgtatcgtatcgttatcgttatgTGTATCGTCTCTCGTATCGTATCTTATCGAAACACATGCCTGCGTTGTCTTTCTATTTGTTTCACTATCaatcgctcgctcgctctctatTGCTATCGCTGTGACTGTCTTGCTGTCTCCTTCTTCATCATCGTTTACttagcatatatgtataattattatCTGTTATTTTGTCACTAGTTTGTATCtttgtgttttatgtgtgtttttgtcgCTATCCCTATATCCTATATCCCCGCTATATCCCACATATAATTGATCCCTCCCTCTATGATCTTATACTCAAAACAATCAATTTAGTGTCTGCATTTAAGTAACAACTTAGTCATAGTTAATATTATTAACCGAACAACAACTAACACATGTCAAGAACCAAAAGTCCCAACCCCCGGCCAgacaaacaaccaaccaaaTCACCAACCAAACAgccagcaaacacacacatgaaacaCTCGCATACCAAACtagcaaacaacaagaacaaataacTAATCCTCCATAGTAGAAGACTCAAGTCGGGAGTGTTCTGGCAACCTCGAACCTCTAACCCAACCGAAAGCTCTAACACGCAATGCAATTGTTGGTGTTCCTGAAATCTCTCTGCCAACTAAACTGGAAAATGAAACCCTACGACTGCAAATTGTACGAGTAATTAAATCCTAGGCAAAAGTTGCATTAAAAGTGAATCCCTTAAAGCTTCTTTAATTCGAAAATGCATCATGGAGCGTCTACAAATTGTTTCGATAAGTTCGGAATTTCACGGAACTGCAGAATGAAACCACCTGTGGGCCAGGCCTTAACTAAAATGTAGAAAATTAATGGGCAATTGAATTGGAGTCAACGAGATTTCAGGAGcatcaacaacagccacaagcaCTGGTCCGGGTCACTAGAGATTTCTGGAACACATCGGATtaacccacacacccacaaccacacattcgtcgtcgtcgtcgccccaataacccaaaaaaaaaagaaactaaaaccaaaactaaaacaatgCCTAAAAAATAACTCCGAAAATGtaatgtgcaaaaagaaaagtccaaccaacaacaaaaatgttctttttgtgtgtttccttttcttcctttttttcttctaccactttttcttctttgttttttctctcttttatgcTGTGTGGGTGCtaaaaacccacaaaactacaacaaataaaatcgaacgcaaaacaaaacctgtaaaatgaaacgaaaaacctcgaaaaactgaacaaaaccgaaccgaaccgaaaatCCCCACGCCAATCCTCGAAAACTCTCATCCAGACAACCCACATCCCCGCCCGCCAAAGGGCGGacatgctgttgctgcttctgctccgcCGCTGGTTCTACTGCTCTCCACTGCTTTCGcgctgttgctactgctgccgaCGACGACTGCTTAAGCGAACAGCCACCAATCAGTAAGCTGTGCACGGAGGAATCTTCAACAGAAAGACAGACCACTTTATCTCtgtctttctttcattttttgtgtcgTCGTCTCCATTGTGTAAATAATAAGCCGAAGAAAAGAACGGGAAAACAGTTTATCAACcacgaaaaaaatatattaaaatagcATGAAACGGCggaaataaatacataatatacatacatactatgtgtTGAATGTGCTCAAGTAGAAAATATGTATGATCAATATGAAGAAAAATATCACCAATGGTGGGGTCACCAAGGGTCACCATTCCATTAACTgtacaaaaagaaagcaaaagaaaagaaaaaagaaataattaaataatagtCAATGAAACGGAATGCCAAAACCTAAtcatatgcatacataataATGATTAACgttaatgataatgatgatatacatacattcatatgtatgtcctTATTGTATGTATCCTACCATAACCGATGTCTAACCGCTAGAGACTTTGTTTTAACCACTAAGCCACTGttgatttgttgttatttagtTAGTATGTACCACAGATATACATAcctgtatgtacgagtatatttatgtatatgagTCCATAATTCTTCCGAATACGATTACGACTACTATTCCCAAAAACCCGTTCCGCTTAGTTCCATGTGCATTCTACAACACTGCCAAGCGTACGAATctacataaattaaacaaaattttagTGAAATtctacaaacaaaaacaaaaaaaaacaaaaattaataatcatATATCAAATGCATACGAGTACAATTTATTGAAGAAGAAATTACATTTAGCCAAAAGCTTTTTCCGCTTCGACGCAGTTTACATCAAGcagtttctgttctgtttgttttttgagcGTATACGTTATCCGTTAAGAGGGGGACAATAAGTAACTAAGTTAAAGCTCGGACTCGGGCTTGGGCTCCACTACGAATTTTTATCACATGGTGTAATtgaattatgaaaacaaaacgaaagaagaAAGCCTCTCCGTTAATGATGAAAATGGATAATCCCTAATACGAGCATATTAGTActtaaataataatgaaaaaccCAACTAGAATGCAGTTCAATTTAGACGAACATTCCTGTATTCCTGTATACAAGCAAGACATTTTTTTAGCAAGCGAAATGGATTTTTTTCTAGCAAAATATAtcggaaaacaaacaaaaacgaaatacaatttatacCTTTACAATATCTAgttatatatactatatacatacaatatacacgTATAGCTAGAGAATAAATCAGCCCGCCTAACGTTGCTGAGAAgatgagtgtttttttttttgtttttttttgttctaaGCGAGCTGCAAGCAGTACCAGCAGTACGGGGAGAAAAAGCAGTGCATCATCCACTGCTTTtagcacagacacagacacacactccccCGCACTTACTCCGTTTAGGACATCTTGAATGTTGTAAGCAGTGTAATAAGAAACGATACCTAACTATTAAGCAGTTCATTTTTGggtaaataaagaaatacttGAAAAGCATGCAGTGTGTGACTATGACTTGGAAAGGGGAACCGCACCACCACCCCACCGCTTGGAAGGCCCCTCCCAACGCTTGGAAGGTAAAATGCTGTAGAAACAGCATACCAGCCATATGTAAGGGTATCATCATGGTaccatttatatatatactatatagaATCATATTACCCCTTCTATCGATGCTCACCAAATtaatccaacaaaaaaacaaccgaAATTTGTtgataattgttaattattattaaattgtatattttagtTTCGAAACCGAGAAACCCTGTAACCGTGCCAGCACTTTCAAACACCCACCAATTCAATCAAGCTTATCATTTTCTGTATAGAAATATTCGTGCTAAACCAAGAATAAAATACTCCTTACAAATATGCTTTATacaccaacaaaatattgttcCCCCTTGTACAcccacatatacacacaaaaacatagtACATACACATCCAATtatatacagatacatttattaCGTATGTAAGTGAAAACGATTTGTAAATCCTAATTTCGAACTGCTTTACACTGCTTGTATACTTTGCAtattggcatttttctgtattttgcaattgtacaaacaaaaaaaaaaaaaaaacgaaactaaacaaaaatcactGAAAATTCGTTtgaaatttgttaatttttgtgcttctctcactctttcacttacgctttctctctatctttcttcAATCTCTGTTTTTCTCCTCTTCTTCTGTGCTGAGTCCCTCCCGAGTCCCTGACCAATCCCCAACACTCCCCTTTTGGAAGGCTGCATGCAAAAAGAAGGCCTTGATGAAAATTCGTATCCATaagtttgttgctttgtttgaAACTGCTTTTCATGTCATGTCAATTGGTgctaatatttgaattttcctTATGATTTTCGTATGGTTGTTAATCCCCCTTGGTTCCATTGCgattatgtttattatttcgatattgattttcatttgaacGTTTCGACTAATTCCGTTCATTTGGTTTACCAACAAgtaatatacacacacacaaaaatgtaaaataccattaaccaaaaaccaaaaaccagaaCAAGCAGGTggaaaaataaaccaaaacaaaacaaagccaaaaataatataagaCGGGaacataatacatacataaatatgtgtaagACTAAATGTTAATGGAGGTTCTGTCTATTCGTTGTATAGGATAGTGTCCAAGGTGCCAGGGTGCACTGTACTTTACCGCCTACTTAGATATATAGAATATTGAATAATACGACTTACATACTTGCATATATTTGAATGACAATTTACTAATCAAGTACAATTATTCCCTCCACCTttacctccacctccacctccacctacCGCATCCTGCATCTCTGTGCACCTTCCAcacactgcaactgcaactgcaacacccGAACAGGTATCGATGTGATCCAAGTGGCCGAACGCCAGGTGCTCTCCTCCGCAGCCATCGTGGGCATTGCCGTGGGcggtgtcctgctgctgctcttcatcGTGGACCTACTCTGCTGCGTTACCGTGCACATGGGCGTGATGGCGGCCATGTGCCGCAAGGCCAAGCGGTCGCCCTCGGAGATCGATGACGAGGCCAAGCTGGGAAGGTAAGCAATCGCTGAGGCGTAAGATCAACGAGAGCCCATAACTTTTGTAGTACTACTTTTGTTTGGACCTCGAGACTATCCTCccacaaacgaaacgaatatTGCACTAAAAATCGAAAGCCGAAAACCGAAATCCAAATCGAATTAAAATCTATCTCTTGTGTTTTTTCGTtgtgtttcttgtatcttATACGTTGCGAACTAAAGCCGAAATTGCAAACGACCGGACTTCGAGTACAATTGGGTCTATGCGCGTCCCAAATCCTTGTTGTTCAATCGCAATTCGCTGATATCCGTCTGAGAGCGCGgcaccaaacacaaaaatgcaccgaattcaaaattcaaaatttaaaattaaaataataaattcaatgCTTCACCCCCCACTTACGTTTGTCATCCAGTTTTTTAGTGCAATATACAAAAGTTTTCAGTTTGCCACACAATCGAACACACAGAAACTCACTCGAAACTCAGCCACTAGCAGACGACCATTCATCCACccactcactcgctcactcactTAGTTCAGAGAACATTCATTCACACAGAAGACAAAGAAAAACGCTAAACTTGTCTGTGACAAGTGATTCAATGTCCTTAGTTGTTTGGCTAATTGTAGTACAAGACATGTGAGTGATTTGATGTCCAACCGCATGTTGGACAGTCTACTGCTTCTCTCAACACTGTCCATTAGCCAGCgccacagacacatacacatacacatacacatactcACCACACGCACATGACACAAGCATCATCGTTATCATTTCATTTACGATCATCTACTATTTGTATGTGTACTCTCTCTTCTTCTACTAAACCAACATCATCATGTATTATTCCAATCAATTCatccaaacacaaaaatccgACTAAATCCAACCAAtccaaaaaccaaccaaaacctACAACCAACCAATCAACCAACCAAAATACCGAAACCAAAATACCGAAAACAAATACCAACCAAATTACCATCTAACCAAGCAGTCTTTACGGTTGGCGTTTTCCGCTACCTTATTGCAGTGGACAGCTGGTTAAGGAGCCGCCACCGTCAccgttgccactgccgccgccagtAAAGCTGGGCGGCTCGCCCATGACATCGCCATTGTACGTACCACCTCCTCCATAGCTCTATGCATCCTACCACTGAATCTTCTTCTGATCTTCCTTTTGAGTTGAGTTCTTC containing:
- the LOC117900176 gene encoding fasciclin-2 isoform X7 — translated: MGERTPPLSLVWAALLMCSCSLIELSHADLVPSLEILPMQEVQRKPVGKSLILTCRPTVPEPALVADLQWKDNMNNTILPKPPNYDPLYDSKGNRRKATGRNQPPMYTETLPGESLALMIPSLTVEMGGKYYCTASYANTEILETSVTITTYVAITWTNAPENQYPTLGQDYVVMCEVKADPNPTIDWLRNGDPIRTGDKYVVQTHGLLIHDVQETDEGIYTCRAAVIDTGELLERTIRVEVFIQPVIVSLPATMEAIEGKPFAANCTATGKPVPEISWIRDATQLNVATADRFQVNPQTGLVTINSVREDDYGTYTCLAKNKAGVVDQKTKLNVLVRPAIYELYNVTGSRTKEIAITCRAKGRPAPAITFRRWGTQEEYSPGVQVDDVRIVLERYFDEDRGESSGTLRIANAERTDDGLYQCIAKNKGAEAFKTGHITVEFGPDFSQMKELPPVFTWDQRKANLSCLAMGIPNATIEWHWNGRKIKELYDTNLKIVGTGPRSDLIVHPVTRQYYSAYKCIATNIHGTAEHDMQLKEARVPEFVSAAVPRQLTATTITFDIRGPPTELGLPILAFSVQYKEALNPDWSTAYNRSWSPDSPYIVEGLRPQTEYSFRFAARNQVGLGNWGVNQKQSTPRRSAPEEPKPLHNPVQHDKEEPVVVSPYSDHFELRWGVPADNGEPIDRYQIKYCPGMKISGSWTELEDRCNTVDVVETTSYEMTDLNGNTYYRIELKAHNAIGYSSPASIIMKTTRDNPHPRPPKGGHAVAASAPPLVLLLSTAFALLLLLPTTTA
- the LOC117900176 gene encoding fasciclin-2 isoform X4, encoding MGERTPPLSLVWAALLMCSCSLIELSHADLVPSLEILPMQEVQRKPVGKSLILTCRPTVPEPALVADLQWKDNMNNTILPKPTGRNQPPMYTETLPGESLALMIPSLTVEMGGKYYCTASYANTEILETSVTITTYVAITWTNAPENQYPTLGQDYVVMCEVKADPNPTIDWLRNGDPIRTGDKYVVQTHGLLIHDVQETDEGIYTCRAAVIDTGELLERTIRVEVFIQPVIVSLPATMEAIEGKPFAANCTATGKPVPEISWIRDATQLNVATADRFQVNPQTGLVTINSVREDDYGTYTCLAKNKAGVVDQKTKLNVLVRPAIYELYNVTGSRTKEIAITCRAKGRPAPAITFRRWGTQEEYSPGVQVDDVRIVLERYFDEDRGESSGTLRIANAERTDDGLYQCIAKNKGAEAFKTGHITVEFGPDFSQMKELPPVFTWDQRKANLSCLAMGIPNATIEWHWNGRKIKELYDTNLKIVGTGPRSDLIVHPVTRQYYSAYKCIATNIHGTAEHDMQLKEARVPEFVSAAVPRQLTATTITFDIRGPPTELGLPILAFSVQYKEALNPDWSTAYNRSWSPDSPYIVEGLRPQTEYSFRFAARNQVGLGNWGVNQKQSTPRRSAPEEPKPLHNPVQHDKEEPVVVSPYSDHFELRWGVPADNGEPIDRYQIKYCPGMKISGSWTELEDRCNTVDVVETTSYEMTDLNGNTYYRIELKAHNAIGYSSPASIIMKTTRGIDVIQVAERQVLSSAAIVGIAVGGVLLLLFIVDLLCCVTVHMGVMAAMCRKAKRSPSEIDDEAKLGSGQLVKEPPPSPLPLPPPVKLGGSPMTSPLDEKEPLRTPTGSIKQNSTIEFDGRFVHSRSGEIIGKNSAV